The following proteins are co-located in the Hypomesus transpacificus isolate Combined female chromosome 23, fHypTra1, whole genome shotgun sequence genome:
- the usp9 gene encoding probable ubiquitin carboxyl-terminal hydrolase FAF-X isoform X2 gives MTATTRGSPVGGNDSQAPDAQSQPPQNQTSSPNSSNETSPVSPGEEQGQGDGLPLLEEEEPAFPHADLAKLDDMINRPRWVVPVLPKGELEVLLEAAIDLSKKGLDVRCEACQRFFRDGLTISFTKILTDEAVSGWKFEIHRCIINNTHRLVELCVSKLSQDWFPLLELLAMAANPHCKFHIYNGTRPSETVPAGATLAQDELFARPPDPRSPKGWLVDLINKFGMLNGFQILHDRFISGQALNVQIIAALIKPFGQCYEFLTLHTVKKFFLPVIEMVPQFLENLTDDELKKEAKNEAKNDALSMIIKSLKNLASRVPGQEETVKNLEIFRLKMILRLLQISSFNGKMNALNEVNKVISSVSYYTHRHGNPEEEEWLTAERMAEWIQQNHILTIVLRDSLHQPQYVEKLEKILRFVIKEKALTMQDLDNIWAAQAGKHEAIVKNVHDLLAKLAWDFSPEQLDHLFDCFKASWTNASKKQREKLLELIRRLAEDDKDGVMAHKVLNLLWNLAHSDDVPVDIMDQALSAHIKILDYSCSQDRDTQKIQWIDRFIEELRTNDKWVIPALKQIREICSLFGEAPQNLSQTQRSPHVFYRHDLINQLQHNHALVTLVAESLSAYMDTMRLFSKAEQAEFDPQTVRPGSRYSHVQEVQERLNFLRFLLKDGQLWLCAPQAKQIWKCLAENAVFLCDREACFKWYSKLMGDEPDLDPDINKDFFENNVLQLDPSLLTENGMKCFERFFKAVNCREGKLVAKRRAYMMDDLELIGLDYLWRVVIQGSDDIASRAIDLLKEIYTNLGPKLQVNQVEIHEDFIQSCFDRLKASYDTLCVLDGDKDSVNIARQEAVRMVRVLTVLKEYINECDSDYHEERTILPMSRAFRGKHITLIVRFPNQGRQVDDLDIWSHTNDTIGSVRRGILTRIKANATHTKIELFIGGEVVDPADDRKLIGQLSLKDKTLITAKLTQVSANMPSSPDSSSDSSTGSPGNHGNHFSDGPNPEVESCLPGVIMSLHLRYVSFLWQVADLGCSLAMPLLRDGARLLMKLMPPDHTTVGSLRAGCLDHAKLGENSLSPSLDSRFFGPPPSQVLYLIEVVYSLLMPASGTLGEEACDFQFNFLKSGGLPLVLSMLTRNNFLTSADMETRRGAYLNALKIAKLLLTAVGFGHVRAVAEACQPNAEGSIPVSPINQVTHDQALVLQTALQHIPNPASECMLRNVAIRLAQQISDENFFQASKYIPDICVIRAVQKIVWASGCGTVQLVFSSNEEISKIYEKTNTGQEPDGEDEQVCCEALEVMTLCFALLPTALDTLSKEKAWQTFIIDLLLHCHSKSVRQMAQEQFFLMATRCCMGHRPLLFFITLLFTVLGSTAKERAKHAGDYFTLLRLLLNYAYNSNINLPNAEVLLNNQIDWLKRIRDEVKRTGETGVEETILEGHIGITKELLAFQTPEKKFYIGCEKGGANLIKELIDDFIFPASNVYLQYMKSGEFPPEQAIPVCSSPASINAGFELLVALAVGCVRNLKQITDTLTDMYYQGCEALTEWEYLPPVGPRPTKGFVGLKNAGATCYMNSVIQQLYMIPPIRNGILAVEGTGTAVDDDMSGDEKQESETNVDPRDEVFSYHHQFDDKPSLSKSEDRKEYNIGVLRHLQVIFGHLAASRLQYYVPRGFWKQFRLWGEPVNLREQHDALEFFNSLVDSLDEALKALGHTSMLSKVLGGSFADQKICQGCPHRYECEESFTTLNVDIRNHQNLLDSMEQYVKGDLLEGANAYHCEKCNKKVDTVKRLLIKKLPPVLAIQLKRFDYDWERECAIKFNDYFEFPRELDMEPYTVAGVAKLEGDHVNPESQLIQPDPEPPGSSQYGLVGVLVHSGQASGGHYYSYIIQRNGGDGERNRWYKFDDGDVTECKMDDEEEMKSQCFGGEYMGEVFDHMMKRMSYRRQKRWWNAYILFYERMDSMDKDNELVKYISELTLSSSKPHQVKMPGVIECSVRKQNVQFMHNRMQYSLEYFQFIKKLLTCNSVYLNPPPGQDHLLPEAEEMAMISAQLAARFLFSTGFHTKKVVRGPASDWYDGLCVLLRHSKSVRYWFANNVLFACANRFSEYLLECPSAEVRGAFAKLIVFIAHFSLQDGPCPPPSASSGSSTQVCDNLGLSDHLLRAVLNLLRREVSEHGRHLQQYFNLFVMYANLGLAEKSQLLKLSVPATFMLVALDEGPGPPIKYQYAELGKLYTVVSQLLRCCDVSTRMQSSINGNPPLPNPYGDPSLTAPVMPLQQLVAEILFVRTSYVKKIIEDCSNSEETVKLLRFSCWENPQFSSTVLSELLWQVAYSYTYELRPYLDLLLQILLIEDSWQTHRIHNVLKGIPDDRDGLFDTIQRSKNHYQKRAYQCIKCMVALFSNCSVAYQILQSNGDLKRKWTWAVEWLGDELERRPYTGNPQYTYNNWSPPVQSNETSNGYFLERSHSARMTLAKACELCPEECHLTKHDVVSEEEAALGKSSTPPQLLPGEGTGQQHAVPDGQDPTEDPSLYPAGTTPLQQQNNHPHPYTGPAAQHINNPQRPAPAQTPTTAPTTAPAPTQTPTTAPTQTPTTAPGPTQTPTTAPTTAPAPTQTPTTAPGPTQTPATAPSPTQTPSTGPTQTPTTGPGPRAQESCNEEVPPTPTSSAPAPALPKE, from the exons GGCTGGTTGGTGGATTTAATTAACAAGTTTGGCATGTTAAACGGGTTTCAAATATTGCACGATCGCTTCATAAGTGGCCAAGCACTGAACGTCCAGATCATCGCTGCACTTATAAA GCCTTTCGGCCAGTGTTACGAGTTCCTCACGCTGCACACAGTGAAGAAGTTCTTCCTCCCGGTGATCGAGATGGTTCCTCAGTTCCTGGAGAACCTGACGGATGacgagctgaagaaggaggccaagAATGAGGCCAAGAATGACGCTCTGTCCATGATAATCAAGTCCCTGAAGAACCTGGCCTCAAGGGTTCCTGGGCAGGAGGAAACAGTGAAGAATTTAGAGATTTTTAGGTTAAAAATGATTCTTAG GTTATTGCAAATATCCTCTTTTAATGGTAAGATGAACGCATTAAACGAGGTCAACAAGGTCATCTCAAGTGTGTCTTACTACACACATCGCCATGGGAAcccagaggaggaagagtggCTCACTGCGGAACGCATGGCG GAGTGGATCCAGCAGAACCACATCCTGACCATTGTTCTGAGGGACAGCCTGCACCAGCCCCAGTACGTAGAGAAGCTGGAGAAGATCCTTCGCTTCGTCATCAAGGAGAAGGCTCTAACCATGCAGGACCTGGACAACATTTGGgctgcacag GCTGGTAAACACGAGGCCATAGTGAAGAACGTCCACGACCTCCTGGCCAAGCTGGCGTGGGACTTCTCTCCCGAGCAGCTAGATCATCTCTTCGACTGCTTCAAG gccagTTGGACGAACGCGAGTAAGAAGCAGCGCGAGAAGCTGCTGGAGCTGATCAGGCGCCTGGCGGAGGACGACAAGGACGGCGTGATGGCGCACAAGGTGCTCAACCTGCTGTGGAACCTGGCGCACAGTGATGACGTGCCTGTGGACATCATGGACCAGGCCCTCAGCGCTCACATCAAGATCCTGGACTACAGCTGCTCGCAG GACAGAGACACGCAAAAGATCCAGTGGATCGATCGCTTTATTGAAGAGCTGCGAACCAATGACAAGTGGGTGATCCCTGCTTTGAAACAGATCCGAGAGATCTGCAGCCTGTTTGGAGAAGCTCCTCAGAACCTCAG CCAGACCCAGAGGAGTCCTCACGTGTTCTACCGCCACGACCTGATCAACCAGCTGCAGCACAACCACGCGCTGGtcaccctggtggctgagagCCTGTCAGCCTACATGGACACTATGAGGCTGTTCTCCAAAG cgGAGCAAGCGGAGTTTGACCCTCAGACGGTGAGGCCAGGGAGTCGCTACAGCCACGTCCAGGAAGTGCAGGAGAGACTCAACTTCCTGAG gttCCTGTTGAAGGACGGCCAGTTGTGGCTGTGCGCCCCACAAGCCAAGCAGATCTGGAAGTGTCTGGCTGAGAACGCTGTGTTCCTCTGTGACCGAGAGGCCTGCTTTAAATG GTACTCCAAGCTGATGGGGGATGAACCTGATCTGGACCCGGACATTAACAAGGACTTCTTCGAGAACAACGTCCTGCAGCTGGATCCGTCTCTGCTGACGGAGAACGGTATGAAGTGCTTCGAGAGGTTCTTCAAGGCGGTCAACTGCCGCGAGGGCAAGCTGGTGGCCAAGCGCAGGGCCTACATGATGGACGACCTGGAGCTCATCGGCCTGGACTACCTCTGGAGG GTGGTCATTCAGGGAAGTGATGACATCGCCAGCCGAGCCATAGACCTGCTGAAGGAGATCTACACCAACCTGGGACCCAAACTACAGGTCAACCAG GTTGAGATCCACGAGGATTTCATCCAGTCCTGTTTTGACCGTCTCAAGGCATCGTACGACACACTATGTGTGCTAGACGGGGACAAGGACAGCGTCAATATTGCCCGCCAGGAGGCCGTCCGCATGGTCCGAGTGCTCACCGTGTTGAAGGAGTACATCAACGAGTGCGACAGCGACTACCACGAGGAGAGGACCATACTGCCCAtgtccag ggCGTTCCGTGGGAAGCACATCACGTTGATCGTGCGGTTCCCCAACCAGGGCCGCCAGGTCGACGACCTGGACATCTGGTCTCACACCAACGACACCATCGGCTCCGTGCGCAGAGGCATCCTCACCAGGATCAAGGCCAATGCCACTCACACCAAGATAGAACTGTTCATTGGTGGAGAGGTGGTGGATCCAGCGGACGACAGGAAGCTGATTGGGCAGCTCAGTCTCAAAGATAAAACG tTGATTACAGCCAAGCTCACCCAGGTGAGTGCCAACATGCCCTCCAGTCCAGACAGCTCCTCGGACTCCTCCACCGGCTCACCTGGAAACCACGGCAACCACTTCAGCGATGGACCTAACCCGGAGGTTGAGAGCTGCCTTCCCGGGGTG ATCATGTCTCTGCACCTGCGCTACGTGTCCTTCCTGTGGCAGGTGGCCGACCTGGGCTGCAGCCTCGCCATGCCCCTGCTCCGAGATGGAGCCAGGCTGCTCATGAAGCTCATGCCTCCAG ATCACACCACAGTGGGCAGCTTGCGTGCGGGGTGTCTGGACCATGCCAAGCTGGGGGAGAAcagcctcagtcccagtctAGACTCCCGCTTCTTTGGGCCCCCTCCTTCACAAGTGCTTTACCTCATCGAG gtggtGTACTCTCTGCTCATGCCTGCCAGCGGCACCTTGGGCGAGGAAGCCTGTGACTTCCAGTTCAACTTCCTGAAGAGCGGAGGTCTCCCGCTCGTACTGAGCATGCTCACCAGGAACAACTTCCTGACGAGCGCAGACATGGAGACGCGGCGGGGGGCGTACCTCAACGCTCTGAAGATCGCCAAGCTGCTGCTGACCGCCGTGGGCTTTGGACACGTCAGGGCCGTGGCGGAAGCCTGCCAGCCCAACGCTGAGGGCAGCATCCCTGTCTCGCcg ATCAACCAGGTCACACACGACCAGGCCCTGGTGCTGCAGACCGCCCTGCAGCACATCCCCAACCCCGCCTCCGAATGCATGCTGCGCAACGTGGCCATACGGCTGGCCCAGCAGATCTCtgatgag AACTTCTTCCAGGCTTCTAAGTACATCCCAGACATCTGTGTGATCCGGGCCGTGCAGAAGATCGTGTGGGCTTCAGGCTGTGGCACAGTGCAGCTGGTCTTCAGCTCCAACGAAGAGATTAGCAAGATCTATGAGAAG ACCAACACGGGGCAGGAGCCAGATGGGGAGGATGAGCAGGTGTGCTGTGAGGCCCTGGAGGTCATGACCCTGTGCTTCGCCCTCCTGCCCACGGCTCTGGACACACTCAGCAAGGAGAAGGCCTGGCAGACCTTCATTATAGACCTGCTGCTACACTGCCACAGCAA gtctgtcCGGCAGATGGCCCAGGAGCAGTTTTTCCTCATGGCCACCAGGTGCTGCATGGGACacagacccctcctcttcttcatcacCCTGCTCTTCACTGTGCTGGGG agcACAGCTAAGGAGCGGGCCAAGCATGCAGGAGACTACTTCACCCTCCTGAGGCTTCTGCTAAACTATGCCTACAACAGCAACATCAACCTGCCCAACGCAGAGGTGCTGCTCAACAACCAGATCGACTGGCTCAAGAGGATCAGG GACGAGGTGAAGAGGACAGGTGAGACCGGGGTGGAGGAGACCATCCTGGAGGGCCACATCGGCATCACCAAGGAGCTGCTGGCATTCCAGACGCCAGAGAAGAAGTTCTACATCGGCTGTGAGAAGGGAGGCGCCAACCTCATCaag gagctGATTGATGACTTCATCTTCCCAGCGTCTAATGTCTACCTGCAGTACATGAAGAGCGGGGAGTTCCCCCCTGAGCAGGCCATTCCAGTATGCAGCAGCCCTGCCTCCATCAACGCTGGCTTCGAGCTGCTGGTGGCGCTGGCTGTGGGCTGCGTGCGCAACCTCAAACAAATCACTGACACACTCACTGACATGTACTACCAAG GCTGCGAGGCTCTGACAGAGTGGGAGTACCTTCCTCCTGTAGGGCCTCGGCCCACCAAAGGCTTCGTGGGGCTGAAGAACGCGGGCGCCACCTGCTACATGAACTCTGTCATCCAGCAGCTCTACATGATCCCACCCATCCGCAACGGTATCCTGGCCGTGGAGGGCACCGGGACCGCCGTGGACGACGACATGTCAGGAGACGAGAAGCAGGAGAGTGAG ACCAATGTGGATCCTCGTGATGAGGTGTTCAGCTACCACCACCAGTTTGACGACAAGCCCTCCCTCAGCAAGTCTGAAGACAGGAAGGAGTACAACATCGGGGTGCTGCGCCACTTACAGGTCATCTTTGGTCATCTGGCCGCCTCCAGGCTGCAGTACTACGTCCCCAGAGGCTTCTGGAAGCAGTTCAG GTTGTGGGGCGAGCCGGTGAACCTGCGAGAGCAGCATGATGCGCTGGAGTTCTTCAACTCGCTAGTGGACAGTCTGGACGAGGCCTTGAAGGCTCTGGGACATACCTCCATGCTCAGCAAGGTCCTGGGAGGTTCCTTTGCTGACCAGAAGATCTGCCAGGGCTGTCCTcacag gtatgagTGTGAGGAGTCGTTCACCACTCTGAATGTGGACATCAGGAACCACCAGAACCTTTTAGACTCCATGGAGCAGTATGTCAAGGGAGACCTGCTGGAAGGAGCCAACGCCTACCACTGTGAAAAGTGTAACAAGAAG gtgGACACAGTGAAGCGCCTGCTCATTAAGAAGCTGCCCCCGGTCCTGGCCATCCAGCTGAAGCGCTTCGACTACGACTGGGAGAGGGAGTGCGCCATCAAGTTCAACGACTACTTTGAGTTCCCCCGCGAGCTGGACATGGAGCCCTACACAGTAGCAGGGGTGGCCAAGCTGGAGGGAGACCACGTCAATCCCGAGAGCCAGCTCATCCAGCCCGACCCGGAGCCCCCTGGCAGCTCTCAGTACGGCCTGGTGGGAGTGCTGGTGCACTCGGGCCAGGCCAGCGGAGGACACTACTACTCCTACATCATCCAGAGGAACGGCGGCGACGGAGAGCGCAACCGCTGGTACAAGTTTGACGACGGCGACGTCACCGAGTGCAAGATGGACGacgaggaggagatgaagagcCAGTGCTTCGGCGGCGAGTACATGGGGGAGGTGTTTGACCACATGATGAAGAGGATGTCCTACCGGAGGCAGAAGCGCTGGTGGAACGCCTACATCCTGTTCTACGAGAGGATGGACTCCATGGACAAGGACAACGAGCTGGTCAAGTACATTTCCGAGCTGACCCTCTCGTCCTCCAAGCCCCACCAGGTCAAGATGCCGGGGGTCATTGAGTGCAGCGTGCGCAAGCAGAACGTGCAGTTCATGCACAACCGTATGCAATACAGCCTGGAATACTTCCAGTTCATTAAGAAACTTCTGACCTGTAACAGTGTCTATTTGAACCCCCCTCCTG GCCAAGACCATCTGCTTCCAGAGGCGGAAGAGATGGCTATGATCAGCGCCCAGCTAGCCGCCCGCTTCCTCTTCAGCACTGGCTTCCACACCAAGAAGGTGGTGCGGGGTCCAGCAAGTGACTG GTATGACGGCCTGTGTGTCCTCCTAAGGCACAGTAAGAGCGTACGCTACTGGTTTGCAAACAACGTCCTGTTTGCCTGCGCTAACCGCTTCTCCGAGTACCTGTTGGAGTGCCCCAGTGCCGAGGTCAGGGGAGCCTTTGCCAAACTCATCGTCTTCATCGCACACTTCTCCCTGCAGGACggaccctgcccccctcccagtGCCTCGTCAGGCTCCTCCACCCAG GTGTGTGACAACCTGGGTCTGAGCGACCACCTGCTGAGAGCCGTGTTAAACCTGCTGAGGAGGGAGGTGTCTGAGCACGGGCGCCACCTGCAGCAGTACTTCAACCTGTTCGTCATGTATGCCAACCTGG GCCTGGCAGAGAAGAGCCAGCTGTTGAAGCTGAGTGTCCCAGCCACCTTCATGCTGGTGGCCCTGGATGAGGGCCCTGGGCCTCCCATCAAGTACCAGTACGCTGAGCTGGGCAAGCTGTACACCGTGGTCTCCCAGCTGCTACGCTGCTGCGACGTGTCCACACGCATGCAGTCCTCCATCAACG gtaacccccccctccccaatccGTACGGCGACCCCAGCCTGACTGCCCCGGTCATGCCCCTGCAGCAGCTGGTGGCAGAGATCCTGTTTGTGAGGACGAGCTACGTGAAGAAGATCATCGAGGACTGCAGCAACTCGGAGGAGACTGTGAAGCTGCTACGCTTCAGCTGCTGGGAGAACCCCCAGTTCTCCTCCACCGTCCTCAGCGAGCTGCTCtggcag GTGGCGTACTCCTACACCTATGAGCTGCGGCCTTACCtggacctcctcctccagatccTGCTCATCGAGGACTCCTGGCAAACACACAG GATCCACAATGTTCTGAAGGGTATCCCTGACGACCGTGACGGGCTGTTTGATACTATCCAGCGCTCCAAGAACCACTACCAGAAACGGGCCTACCAGTGCATCAAGTGCATGGTGGCCCTCTTCAGTAACTGCTCTGTGGCCTACCAGatactacag AGCAACGGGGACCTGAAGCGTAAGTGGACGTGGGCGGTGGAGTGGCTGGGTGACGAGCTGGAGAGGAGGCCGTACACCGGGAACCCCCAGTACACCTACAACAACTGGTCTCCTCCCGTCCAGAGCAACGAGACCTCCAACGGCTACTTCCTGGAGCGCTCGCACAGCGCACGCATGACCCTGGCCAAGGCCTGCGAACTCTGCCCCGAGGAG TGTCACCTAACGAAGCACGATGTGGTGTCTGAAGAGGAGGCGGCGCTGGGGAAATCCTCCACACCACCGCAGCTCTTACCAGGGGAAGGAACAGGCCAGCAGCATGCT GTGCCTGATGGGCAGGACCCCACTGAGgacccctccctctaccctgcAGGAACCACACCGTTACAGCAG CAGAACAACCATCCTCATCCCTATACAGGTCCTGCAGCCCAGCACATCAACAACCCCCAGCGACCTGCCCCCGCCCAAACTCCAACAACTGCCCCAACAACTGCCCCTGCCCCAACCCAAACTCCAACAACTGCCCCAACCCAAACTCCAACAACTGCCCCTGGCCCAACCCAAACTCCAACCACTGCCCCAACAACTGCTCCTGCCCCAACCCAAACTCCAACAACTGCCCCTGGCCCAACCCAAACTCCAGCTACTGCCCCAAGTCCGACCCAAACTCCATCCACCGGCCCAACCCAAACTCCAACCACCGGCCCAGGTCCACGAGCACAAGAGAGCTGCAATGAGGAAgtcccccctacccccacctcctccgcccctgcacCGGCCCTGCCTAAGGAATGA